From the Vibrio metoecus genome, one window contains:
- a CDS encoding sensor histidine kinase produces MDLILSLLQQMCVYLVLAYMLSKTPIFIPLLNISGRFDHKISVYVLFSLFCIMGTYFGLQINDAIANTRAIGAVMGGLFGGPVIGFAVGLTGGLHRYTLGGFTDLACAISTTAEGLIGGLLHTYLLRKGKGKLLFSPSIVFAVTLFAEIVQMLIILVVAKPFEQSYALVSTIAAPMIIANSVGAALFMSILLDRKTIFEEYSATFSRRALNIAERSVGILAAGFNPENANKIARIVYEQTNVGAVSITDREKILAFVGIGDDHHKPNTPISSQSTLDAINRNAIIYLDGKEHPYQCSLSPTCKLGSALIIPLRAGDRVIGTIKLYEPKRKLFSTINMSMAQGIAQLLSSQILYGEYQQKQILLSRAEIKLLQAQVNPHFLFNALNTISAVIRREPDKARELILHLSQFFRSNLKQNVETVTLREELAHVNAYLTIEKARFSDRLDVEIAIDDALLERNVPSFTLQPLVENAIKHGTSNLLEAGKVRIYSEMVEGGMRVVVEDNAGLYQPPSEDYDGLGMQIVEKRLTNKFGTKSGLQIEVAPQEYTRMSFIIPEQGTY; encoded by the coding sequence ATGGATCTCATCCTCTCATTACTGCAACAGATGTGTGTTTACCTTGTTCTCGCCTATATGTTGAGTAAAACGCCGATCTTCATTCCTTTACTTAACATTTCTGGTCGGTTTGACCACAAAATCAGTGTTTATGTTCTGTTTTCACTGTTTTGCATTATGGGCACCTACTTTGGCCTGCAGATCAATGATGCGATTGCCAATACGCGTGCCATCGGCGCTGTGATGGGAGGTCTGTTTGGTGGACCTGTGATTGGTTTTGCGGTGGGCCTCACCGGAGGCTTACACCGCTATACCTTAGGAGGATTTACCGATCTCGCCTGCGCAATTTCCACCACCGCTGAAGGTTTAATTGGCGGCTTGCTACACACCTATTTGCTGCGCAAAGGCAAAGGGAAGTTACTGTTTAGCCCAAGTATTGTCTTTGCGGTCACCTTATTTGCCGAAATTGTGCAGATGCTGATCATCTTGGTCGTGGCTAAACCGTTTGAACAGTCTTACGCACTGGTTTCCACCATCGCCGCGCCGATGATCATTGCTAACTCAGTCGGTGCCGCACTGTTTATGAGCATCCTGCTCGATCGCAAAACCATTTTTGAAGAGTATTCCGCGACGTTTTCACGCCGCGCTCTGAATATTGCCGAGCGTTCTGTTGGTATCCTTGCTGCCGGTTTTAACCCAGAAAACGCCAACAAAATTGCCCGAATCGTGTATGAACAGACCAATGTCGGCGCGGTCTCGATCACCGATCGCGAAAAGATTCTCGCCTTTGTCGGGATTGGCGATGATCACCATAAACCGAATACACCGATCAGCTCGCAAAGCACGCTCGATGCGATTAATCGCAACGCCATCATCTATCTCGATGGCAAAGAGCATCCTTATCAATGTTCTTTGTCTCCGACCTGCAAACTGGGGTCTGCGTTAATCATTCCGTTGCGAGCAGGCGATCGGGTGATCGGAACCATCAAGCTCTACGAGCCAAAACGTAAGCTGTTTTCCACCATCAATATGTCAATGGCACAAGGCATCGCCCAACTGCTATCCAGCCAAATTCTGTACGGCGAATATCAGCAAAAACAAATCCTGCTCTCGCGAGCGGAAATCAAACTCCTGCAAGCGCAGGTCAATCCGCATTTTTTGTTTAACGCACTCAATACCATCAGTGCGGTGATCCGCCGTGAGCCAGATAAAGCTCGCGAGCTGATTTTGCATCTGTCGCAATTTTTCCGCAGCAACCTCAAACAGAACGTCGAAACCGTCACTTTGCGTGAAGAGCTTGCCCACGTGAACGCTTACCTCACTATTGAAAAAGCGCGCTTTAGTGACAGGCTCGATGTGGAAATTGCGATTGATGATGCCCTGCTAGAACGTAATGTCCCCAGCTTCACTTTGCAGCCTTTGGTGGAAAATGCCATCAAACACGGCACCTCTAACCTACTCGAAGCTGGCAAAGTGCGCATTTACAGTGAAATGGTTGAAGGGGGAATGCGCGTCGTGGTGGAAGACAACGCCGGACTCTATCAACCACCGAGTGAAGATTATGATGGTTTAGGGATGCAAATTGTTGAAAAGCGCCTAACCAATAAATTCGGTACAAAATCAGGGCTACAGATTGAAGTAGCACCACAAGAGTACACGCGAATGAGCTTTATCATTCCCGAACAAGGAACCTACTAA
- the btsR gene encoding two-component system response regulator BtsR, translated as MLSALVIDDERFAREELAELLAESGQIEVIGQASNAIEGLKKINQLKPDVVFLDIQMPQISGIELLSMLDPETMPEVVFVTAYDQYALQAFEDNAFDYLLKPVDTERLAKTVQRLLRQHKKSDYSPLTQPSLDQIPCTGLNRIVLLPINEVEFAYSDISGVNVQTAQQKATSQLTLKVLEEKTALVRCHRQYLVNLKAIREIKLLENGLAEMITHAGHKVPVSRRYLKELKEMLGFY; from the coding sequence ATGTTATCTGCATTAGTCATTGACGATGAACGCTTTGCCCGTGAAGAGCTCGCGGAACTCTTAGCGGAAAGTGGCCAGATTGAGGTCATCGGCCAAGCCAGCAATGCAATTGAAGGGTTGAAAAAAATCAATCAGCTCAAGCCAGATGTGGTGTTTTTGGATATTCAGATGCCGCAAATTTCGGGCATTGAGCTGCTGAGTATGCTTGACCCAGAGACCATGCCTGAGGTGGTGTTTGTTACCGCCTACGATCAATATGCGCTGCAAGCGTTTGAAGATAACGCGTTTGATTATCTGCTCAAGCCGGTCGACACCGAACGTTTAGCCAAAACCGTGCAGCGTTTGCTGCGCCAACATAAGAAAAGTGATTACTCACCACTAACGCAACCGAGCTTAGATCAGATTCCTTGCACGGGTTTAAACCGAATTGTGCTACTGCCGATTAATGAAGTGGAATTTGCCTACAGCGATATCAGTGGCGTCAATGTGCAGACTGCGCAGCAAAAAGCGACCAGTCAATTGACCTTGAAGGTGTTGGAAGAGAAAACCGCGTTAGTGCGCTGCCATCGCCAGTACTTGGTGAATTTGAAAGCGATTCGCGAAATAAAATTGTTAGAAAACGGGCTGGCGGAGATGATCACTCATGCAGGACATAAGGTTCCGGTCAGCCGTCGTTATCTTAAAGAGCTGAAAGAGATGCTGGGATTTTACTGA
- the nagZ gene encoding beta-N-acetylhexosaminidase, whose protein sequence is MGPLWLDVAGYELSAEDREILQHPTVGGVILFGRNYHDNQQLLALNKAIRQAAKRPILIGVDQEGGRVQRFREGFSRIPPAQYYARAENGVELAEQGGWLMAAELIAHDVDLSFAPVLDMGFVCKAIGNRAFGEDVQTVLKHSSAFLRGMKAVGMATTGKHFPGHGAVIADSHLETPYDERETIAQDMAIFRAQIEAGVLDAMMPAHVVYPHYDAQPASGSSYWLKQVLREELGFKGIVFSDDLSMEGAAVMGGPVERSHQALVAGCDMILMCNKREAAVEVLDNLPIMEVPQAEALLKKQQFSYSELKRSERWQQASANMQRFIEQFSE, encoded by the coding sequence ATGGGACCGCTTTGGTTGGATGTGGCCGGTTACGAACTGAGTGCCGAAGATCGCGAAATTCTGCAGCACCCAACGGTGGGTGGTGTGATTCTGTTTGGTCGCAACTATCACGATAACCAGCAATTGCTGGCTCTCAATAAAGCGATCCGCCAAGCGGCGAAAAGACCGATTTTGATTGGTGTCGATCAAGAAGGTGGCCGCGTGCAGCGTTTCCGTGAAGGCTTTTCTCGCATTCCCCCTGCGCAGTATTATGCGCGTGCTGAGAATGGCGTTGAGCTCGCTGAACAAGGCGGTTGGTTGATGGCGGCAGAGCTGATTGCACACGATGTCGATTTGAGTTTTGCTCCAGTGCTCGATATGGGCTTTGTTTGTAAAGCGATTGGTAACCGCGCTTTTGGTGAAGATGTACAAACCGTACTTAAGCACAGCAGTGCTTTTCTGCGCGGCATGAAAGCGGTAGGCATGGCGACCACTGGCAAACACTTCCCCGGTCATGGTGCTGTGATTGCCGATTCCCATTTAGAAACCCCTTACGATGAGCGAGAGACGATTGCGCAAGATATGGCGATTTTCCGTGCGCAAATTGAGGCAGGAGTGTTGGATGCCATGATGCCAGCGCATGTGGTGTATCCGCATTACGATGCTCAACCCGCGAGCGGTTCGAGCTACTGGTTAAAACAAGTGTTACGTGAAGAACTCGGTTTTAAAGGCATCGTGTTCTCTGATGATTTGAGCATGGAAGGCGCAGCCGTGATGGGTGGGCCAGTTGAGCGATCTCATCAAGCCTTGGTCGCGGGTTGTGACATGATTTTGATGTGTAACAAGCGTGAAGCGGCAGTCGAAGTGCTGGATAACCTTCCGATCATGGAAGTGCCGCAAGCCGAAGCACTGCTGAAAAAACAGCAATTCAGCTACAGTGAACTGAAGCGCTCAGAGCGTTGGCAGCAAGCGTCAGCCAATATGCAGCGCTTCATCGAGCAGTTCTCCGAATAG
- a CDS encoding anhydro-N-acetylmuramic acid kinase: MAERELYIGVMSGTSLDGVDTALVALQDDNIELLAHHDYPMPADLKQRLLNVCIGQPTTLIAMGELEHDLGHLFSDAVLALLQHSSYRAEHIRAIGCHGQTVFHQPTGTKPFTMQIGDANIIATRTGITTVADFRRKDVALGGQGAPLVPAFHRTIFHAEQSTVVVLNIGGIANISVLKPNGEVVGYDTGPGNMLMDSWCQKERNQPYDKDALWAKQGSVNAALLSHLKQDHYFALPAPKSTGRELFNLPWLETQLATFSVDATDVQRTLCEFTAQTIVEQVAPFAEGPQPQLLVCGGGAQNPLLMERLQALLPSWQVAPTTQMGVDGDNMEAMAFAWLAQRRIHGLPSNLPAVTGASRLASLGVIYYPD; this comes from the coding sequence ATGGCAGAACGCGAACTCTATATCGGTGTGATGTCGGGAACCAGTTTGGATGGTGTGGATACCGCTTTAGTGGCGCTGCAAGACGATAACATCGAACTGCTGGCTCACCACGACTACCCTATGCCAGCCGACCTCAAGCAGCGGCTGCTCAATGTCTGCATCGGCCAACCAACCACCTTGATTGCAATGGGTGAATTGGAGCACGATCTGGGGCATTTGTTCAGTGATGCGGTGCTGGCGCTTTTGCAGCACAGCAGTTATCGTGCCGAGCACATCCGTGCGATCGGCTGTCATGGACAAACCGTGTTCCATCAGCCTACCGGCACCAAACCTTTTACCATGCAAATTGGCGATGCCAACATTATCGCTACGCGCACAGGCATCACGACTGTCGCCGATTTTCGGCGCAAAGATGTTGCGCTAGGAGGGCAAGGCGCACCGTTAGTTCCCGCGTTTCATCGCACAATTTTTCATGCTGAGCAATCGACCGTGGTCGTGCTCAATATCGGGGGGATTGCCAATATTTCGGTGCTCAAGCCCAATGGTGAAGTGGTGGGCTATGACACCGGCCCCGGCAATATGCTGATGGACAGCTGGTGCCAAAAAGAACGTAACCAGCCTTACGATAAAGATGCCCTGTGGGCCAAACAAGGCAGCGTGAATGCCGCATTACTTAGCCATTTAAAACAAGACCATTACTTTGCTCTTCCAGCACCCAAAAGCACAGGCCGCGAGCTGTTTAATCTGCCTTGGTTAGAAACGCAGCTCGCCACGTTTTCGGTTGATGCCACTGATGTGCAACGCACCTTGTGTGAATTCACCGCGCAAACCATTGTTGAGCAAGTCGCACCATTCGCCGAAGGGCCACAACCACAGCTTTTAGTGTGTGGCGGCGGTGCGCAAAATCCTTTACTCATGGAACGCTTACAAGCCTTGCTGCCAAGCTGGCAAGTTGCCCCAACCACCCAAATGGGCGTGGATGGCGATAATATGGAAGCCATGGCTTTCGCTTGGCTGGCACAACGGCGTATACACGGTTTACCCAGTAATTTGCCCGCGGTGACGGGCGCATCACGCCTTGCGAGTCTTGGCGTGATTTACTACCCCGATTAA
- the murQ gene encoding N-acetylmuramic acid 6-phosphate etherase has product MTNDALIAALSHLVSEGRNPDTMDIDLLSSQEIVERLNQQDKQVPLAVEAVLPQIAQAVDKITAAFKQGGRLIYLGAGTSGRLGVLDASECPPTFGVSDQMVIGLIAGGKEAMFTAQEGAEDNATLGAHDLQQIDFSSKDVLVGIAASGRTPYVIGALEYANDLGATTIALSCNPDSPIAEIAQIAISPVVGPEALTGSTRLKSGTAQKLVLNMLTTASMIRLGKSYQNLMVDVRATNRKLIARAVRIVMQATDCQREEAEALLKESHNNAKLAILMHLTRMNYEQATAKLSQSNGFLRRAMEEHEE; this is encoded by the coding sequence ATGACCAACGATGCACTTATCGCCGCGCTTTCTCATCTGGTTTCCGAAGGTCGTAACCCCGATACGATGGATATTGATTTGCTCTCATCGCAAGAAATTGTCGAGCGGCTTAATCAACAAGACAAACAAGTGCCACTGGCGGTGGAAGCGGTATTGCCGCAGATTGCCCAAGCGGTTGATAAAATCACTGCCGCCTTCAAACAAGGTGGCCGCTTGATCTACTTAGGGGCAGGTACCAGCGGTCGTCTGGGTGTGCTGGATGCCTCAGAATGCCCACCCACTTTCGGAGTGAGCGATCAAATGGTGATTGGCCTGATTGCCGGCGGCAAAGAGGCGATGTTTACCGCGCAAGAGGGAGCGGAAGATAACGCCACGCTGGGCGCACATGATTTACAGCAAATCGACTTTAGCAGCAAAGATGTGCTCGTCGGGATTGCGGCGAGTGGCCGCACACCTTATGTGATTGGCGCGTTAGAGTACGCCAATGATTTAGGCGCGACGACCATCGCACTCTCGTGCAACCCTGATTCTCCGATTGCCGAAATCGCCCAGATTGCCATTTCTCCGGTCGTCGGGCCGGAAGCGTTAACGGGTTCAACCCGACTTAAATCCGGTACAGCGCAGAAGTTGGTGCTCAATATGCTCACGACTGCGAGCATGATCCGTCTTGGTAAAAGCTATCAAAATCTGATGGTCGATGTCCGAGCCACCAACCGCAAGCTGATTGCCCGAGCGGTGCGAATTGTCATGCAAGCGACCGATTGCCAACGCGAAGAAGCAGAAGCACTACTCAAAGAGAGCCACAACAACGCGAAACTGGCGATTTTGATGCATCTGACCCGCATGAACTACGAGCAAGCGACTGCGAAACTCTCGCAGTCGAACGGCTTCTTACGCCGCGCCATGGAAGAGCACGAAGAGTAA
- a CDS encoding DUF2799 domain-containing protein: MKKWILISVVLLLSGCAASESTWEKEGNWYQVGYHDALAGHSQRSYKSLVTLGSIKLSDYEQGYQQGLDQYCNPNAAYQIGLSGQYYEGICEGTEQSLRFRMEWQRGWNEYNQ, from the coding sequence ATGAAAAAATGGATTCTGATTAGCGTTGTTTTGCTGCTCTCCGGTTGTGCTGCCAGCGAGTCAACGTGGGAGAAAGAAGGCAATTGGTACCAAGTTGGTTACCACGATGCGTTAGCTGGGCATTCTCAGCGCAGTTATAAAAGCTTAGTCACATTAGGCTCGATAAAGTTGAGCGATTACGAGCAAGGCTATCAGCAAGGATTGGATCAATATTGCAATCCGAATGCGGCCTATCAAATCGGTTTAAGTGGTCAATACTATGAAGGGATTTGTGAAGGTACTGAGCAATCTCTACGTTTTCGTATGGAGTGGCAACGCGGTTGGAATGAGTACAATCAATAA
- a CDS encoding carbon starvation CstA family protein: MLWFLTCVVALVGGYFIYGAFVEKVFGINEKRQTPAHTKTDGVDYVPMPTKKVYLVQLLNIAGVGPIFGPIMGALYGPAAMLWIVVGCIFAGAVHDYFSGMLSIRNGGASVPAITGRYLGNGAKHFMNIFAIVLLLLVGVVFVSAPAGMITNLINQQTDFTVSMTTMVVIIFAYYILATIVPVDKIIGRFYPLFGALLIFMSVGLMTAIAFSSEHQVLGGFEISDMVKNLNPNDMPLWPALFITIACGAISGFHATQSPLMARCMENEKNGRFVFYGAMIGEGIIALIWCTIALSFFGSLEALSEAVKNGGPGNVVYGASFGLLGVFGGVIAFLGVVILPITSGDTAFRSSRLILAEYFNMEQKTLRNRLLMAVPLFVIGAVLTQVDFGIIWRYFGFANQATAVMMLWTATAYLMRHNKLHWICTVPALFMTTVCISFILNSSTLGFGLPMQISTIAGVLASLGALAYVAKVSKGKGETDLADEEKPQGVTKTA, from the coding sequence ATGTTGTGGTTTCTTACCTGTGTCGTAGCCCTCGTTGGCGGTTACTTTATTTACGGAGCTTTCGTAGAGAAAGTATTTGGCATCAACGAAAAGCGTCAAACCCCTGCCCATACAAAAACTGACGGCGTCGACTATGTACCGATGCCCACTAAAAAAGTCTATCTCGTTCAACTGCTGAACATCGCCGGTGTGGGTCCTATCTTTGGTCCTATCATGGGTGCACTATACGGTCCTGCGGCTATGTTGTGGATCGTGGTGGGCTGTATCTTCGCCGGAGCAGTGCACGACTACTTCTCTGGAATGCTTTCTATCCGTAATGGTGGCGCCTCGGTTCCGGCCATCACGGGGCGTTACTTAGGCAATGGCGCAAAACACTTTATGAACATTTTTGCCATTGTGTTGCTGCTTCTGGTTGGTGTGGTGTTCGTTTCAGCCCCTGCTGGCATGATCACAAACCTGATTAACCAACAAACTGACTTCACCGTCAGCATGACCACCATGGTCGTGATCATCTTCGCTTACTACATTCTAGCGACTATCGTTCCTGTTGATAAAATCATCGGCCGTTTCTACCCTCTGTTTGGTGCGCTACTGATTTTCATGTCGGTTGGTTTGATGACGGCGATTGCGTTCTCTTCTGAGCACCAAGTGTTGGGCGGATTTGAAATCAGCGATATGGTGAAAAACCTCAACCCGAACGACATGCCTCTGTGGCCAGCTCTGTTCATCACCATCGCTTGTGGTGCTATTTCTGGCTTCCACGCGACTCAGTCTCCGCTGATGGCACGCTGTATGGAAAATGAGAAGAACGGTCGCTTCGTGTTTTACGGCGCGATGATTGGCGAAGGCATTATTGCTCTTATCTGGTGTACCATTGCCCTGTCTTTCTTCGGCTCACTGGAAGCGCTGTCTGAAGCAGTGAAAAACGGTGGCCCAGGTAACGTGGTTTACGGTGCTTCTTTCGGCCTGCTGGGTGTGTTTGGTGGTGTGATTGCTTTCCTTGGCGTGGTGATCCTGCCTATCACTTCGGGTGATACCGCGTTCCGTTCAAGCCGTCTTATCTTGGCTGAATACTTCAACATGGAGCAAAAAACACTGCGTAACCGCCTACTGATGGCTGTACCTCTGTTCGTCATCGGTGCAGTGCTGACTCAAGTCGATTTCGGTATCATCTGGCGTTACTTCGGCTTTGCAAACCAAGCCACTGCGGTAATGATGCTGTGGACCGCCACCGCTTACCTAATGCGTCACAACAAACTGCACTGGATCTGTACGGTACCTGCGCTGTTTATGACTACCGTGTGTATCAGCTTCATCCTTAACAGCAGCACGTTAGGTTTTGGCTTACCAATGCAGATTTCAACCATTGCAGGTGTACTGGCTTCTCTGGGTGCTCTGGCTTACGTAGCGAAAGTATCAAAAGGCAAAGGGGAAACCGATCTTGCCGATGAAGAGAAACCACAAGGCGTGACGAAAACCGCTTAA
- the ispH gene encoding 4-hydroxy-3-methylbut-2-enyl diphosphate reductase translates to MKILLANPRGFCAGVDRAISIVERALELYQPPIYVRHEVVHNRFVVEGLKQRGARFVEELNEVPDDNIVIFSAHGVSQAVRQEAKERSLTVFDATCPLVTKVHMEVARASRKHMEVVLIGHAGHPEVEGTMGQYASDTGGMYLVEKPEDVVSLQAKVKDPSNLHYVSQTTLSVDETADVIDELRRVFPKIQGPRKDDICYATQNRQDAVRILAEQVDVMVVVGSKNSSNSTRLKELAEKLGTPGYLIDCPQDIDPEWFVDAQLIGVTAGASAPEELVNQILDRIKALGATSVEEVLGREENMFFEVPKELQIKQVD, encoded by the coding sequence TATCAGCCGCCGATTTATGTGCGTCATGAAGTGGTGCACAACCGCTTTGTGGTCGAGGGGTTAAAGCAGCGTGGAGCCCGCTTTGTTGAGGAATTAAATGAAGTTCCCGACGATAACATTGTGATTTTTTCGGCTCATGGCGTGTCGCAAGCGGTTCGCCAAGAAGCGAAAGAGCGTTCACTGACGGTATTTGATGCGACTTGTCCACTGGTGACTAAAGTGCATATGGAAGTCGCGCGTGCCAGTCGTAAACATATGGAAGTGGTGTTGATTGGTCATGCTGGTCATCCTGAAGTGGAAGGCACGATGGGGCAGTATGCCAGTGATACAGGCGGCATGTATCTGGTCGAAAAGCCAGAAGATGTCGTATCACTGCAAGCTAAGGTGAAAGATCCAAGTAACCTACACTACGTGAGCCAAACAACGTTGTCAGTGGATGAAACGGCGGATGTGATTGATGAGCTGCGCCGTGTATTTCCGAAGATCCAAGGCCCGCGTAAAGATGACATTTGTTATGCCACCCAAAACCGTCAAGATGCGGTGCGTATCTTGGCTGAGCAAGTGGATGTGATGGTGGTGGTGGGCTCGAAAAACTCATCGAATTCGACTCGATTAAAGGAGTTGGCTGAGAAGTTGGGCACTCCCGGTTACTTGATTGACTGCCCACAGGATATCGACCCTGAGTGGTTCGTTGATGCGCAGTTAATTGGGGTGACTGCGGGCGCTTCGGCACCAGAAGAGTTGGTAAACCAAATCTTGGATCGCATCAAAGCGCTCGGCGCAACTTCGGTAGAAGAGGTGCTTGGCCGCGAAGAGAACATGTTCTTTGAAGTGCCTAAAGAGCTGCAAATTAAGCAAGTCGACTAA